A single window of Pyxidicoccus xibeiensis DNA harbors:
- the mpl gene encoding UDP-N-acetylmuramate:L-alanyl-gamma-D-glutamyl-meso-diaminopimelate ligase produces the protein MADDNGNVLDTLEPGSVRRIHLVGVAGTGMGSFAGMLKAAGYEVTGSDENVYPPMSDMLKAWGIPAASPYRPENLDAAKPDLVIIGNVIRRVNPEATAVRERGLKQMSFPAALGSLFLDRAHSVVVAGTHGKTTTSSMMAHVLVEAGKDPSFLVGGVTQNYSGNYRVGKGPHFVVEGDEYDTAYWDKGSKFLHYRPRTAILTSVEFDHADIFRDLPHYEATFEKFVRLIPQDGQLIVCAAYPNAVKLSREGCKGRVVTYVAKEGADADYTPRNLSFSPAGARFDVVERGQSLGTVDLPMGGAHNVENALSVIAAARGLGLSFDEIRKGLATFSGVKRRQEIRGEPGGIMVVDDFAHHPTAVRETIAAVHNRYPERRLWAIFEPRSNTSRRNIHQEDYAHAFTGATRASLKVPERHDKVPVGEELDVRKLVEDLKAQGIAAEGATDVQTLVDLAAREARAGDILLVMSNGAFGGFIDKVLAALKARAEAGG, from the coding sequence ATGGCTGACGACAACGGAAACGTCCTCGACACCCTCGAACCCGGCAGCGTGCGCCGCATCCACCTGGTGGGCGTGGCCGGCACCGGCATGGGCTCCTTCGCCGGCATGCTCAAGGCCGCGGGCTACGAAGTCACCGGCAGCGACGAGAATGTCTACCCGCCCATGAGCGACATGCTCAAGGCGTGGGGCATCCCCGCCGCCTCGCCCTACCGTCCGGAGAACCTGGACGCGGCGAAGCCGGACCTCGTCATCATCGGCAACGTCATCCGCCGGGTGAACCCGGAGGCCACCGCCGTGCGCGAGCGCGGCCTCAAGCAGATGAGCTTCCCGGCCGCCCTGGGCTCGCTCTTCCTGGACCGCGCGCACTCGGTGGTGGTGGCCGGCACGCACGGGAAGACGACGACGTCCTCCATGATGGCGCACGTGCTGGTGGAGGCCGGGAAGGACCCGTCCTTCCTCGTGGGCGGCGTCACCCAGAACTACTCGGGCAACTACCGCGTGGGGAAGGGCCCGCACTTCGTCGTCGAGGGCGACGAGTACGACACGGCCTACTGGGACAAGGGCTCCAAGTTCCTCCACTACCGGCCGCGCACCGCCATCCTCACCAGCGTGGAGTTCGACCACGCGGACATCTTCCGAGACTTGCCCCACTACGAGGCCACCTTCGAGAAGTTCGTCCGGCTGATTCCGCAGGACGGGCAGCTCATCGTCTGCGCCGCGTACCCCAACGCGGTGAAGCTGTCGCGCGAGGGCTGCAAGGGCCGCGTGGTGACGTACGTGGCGAAGGAGGGCGCGGACGCGGACTACACGCCGCGCAACCTGTCCTTCAGCCCCGCCGGCGCGCGCTTCGACGTGGTGGAGCGCGGCCAGTCGCTGGGCACGGTGGACCTGCCCATGGGCGGCGCGCACAACGTGGAGAACGCGCTGAGCGTCATCGCCGCCGCGCGCGGCCTGGGCCTGTCCTTCGACGAGATTCGCAAGGGCCTGGCGACGTTCTCCGGCGTGAAGCGGCGCCAGGAGATTCGCGGCGAGCCGGGCGGCATCATGGTGGTGGACGACTTCGCGCACCACCCCACCGCGGTGCGGGAGACCATTGCCGCCGTGCACAACCGGTACCCGGAGCGCCGGCTGTGGGCCATCTTCGAGCCGCGCTCCAACACCAGCCGCCGCAACATCCACCAGGAGGACTACGCCCACGCCTTCACCGGAGCGACGCGCGCCAGCCTCAAGGTGCCCGAGCGCCACGACAAGGTGCCCGTGGGCGAGGAGCTGGACGTGCGCAAGCTGGTGGAGGACCTCAAGGCCCAGGGCATCGCCGCGGAGGGCGCCACCGACGTGCAGACGCTGGTGGACCTGGCCGCGCGCGAGGCCCGCGCCGGGGACATCCTGCTCGTCATGAGCAACGGCGCCTTCGGGGGCTTCATCGACAAGGTGCTCGCGGCGCTCAAGGCCCGGGCGGAGGCGGGGGGCTGA
- a CDS encoding serine hydrolase domain-containing protein — protein sequence MSGSPHPIAILQTVLDDACKIGVFPAAQAIVLHRGIQVFGGVTGNVTGDTRFDLASVTKVMSTTALFLRLWTEGKVGPDTLVSRFFPGSPVGDAGATVADLLYHRSGLPPFVPFFAQALTAHPELLAATCPSAVRARAREEVVQAAAATPLAAAPRARTAYSDVGFILLGEILSRVAGAPLDTLFSRYVAEPLGLGARFHRLTDFPADATPAPTGATRPREPAPGQEGLWKDVPSAPTRPGEVDDDNAWVMDGVAGHAGLFGTAVDVARFGQAVLDGCAGGAALAPGPLWHRLLATDALVEGSTRSMGFDSPSRLHSSAGHYIGNTPPGAVGHLGFTGTSLWVDLRRALVVALVTNRVAQGRQELRIRDFRPVFHDLVVEALALTDLQQGKHG from the coding sequence ATGAGCGGCAGTCCCCACCCCATCGCCATCCTCCAGACGGTCCTCGACGACGCCTGCAAGATTGGCGTCTTCCCGGCGGCCCAGGCCATCGTCCTCCACCGGGGCATCCAGGTCTTCGGCGGGGTGACGGGCAACGTCACCGGCGATACCCGCTTCGACCTCGCCTCCGTCACCAAGGTGATGAGCACCACCGCCCTGTTCCTCCGCCTGTGGACGGAGGGCAAGGTGGGCCCGGACACGCTCGTGTCCCGCTTCTTCCCCGGCTCGCCCGTGGGCGACGCGGGCGCCACCGTGGCGGACTTGCTCTACCACCGCTCGGGCCTGCCGCCCTTCGTGCCCTTCTTCGCCCAGGCGCTCACCGCGCACCCGGAGCTGCTCGCCGCCACCTGCCCCTCCGCCGTGCGCGCCCGCGCCCGCGAGGAGGTCGTCCAGGCCGCCGCCGCCACGCCGCTCGCCGCCGCGCCGCGCGCCCGCACGGCCTACAGCGACGTGGGCTTCATCCTCCTGGGCGAAATCCTCTCCCGCGTCGCGGGCGCCCCGCTGGACACGCTCTTCTCTCGCTACGTCGCCGAGCCCCTGGGCCTGGGCGCGCGCTTCCACCGCCTCACCGACTTCCCCGCGGATGCCACGCCCGCGCCCACCGGTGCCACCCGCCCGCGCGAGCCCGCGCCCGGCCAGGAGGGGCTGTGGAAGGACGTGCCCTCCGCGCCCACGCGCCCCGGCGAGGTGGATGACGACAACGCCTGGGTGATGGATGGCGTGGCCGGCCATGCGGGCCTCTTCGGCACCGCCGTGGACGTGGCCCGCTTCGGCCAGGCCGTGCTGGACGGGTGCGCGGGCGGGGCGGCGCTTGCCCCCGGCCCGCTGTGGCACCGGCTGCTGGCCACGGATGCGCTCGTGGAGGGCAGCACGCGCTCCATGGGCTTCGACTCGCCGTCGCGGCTCCACTCCAGCGCGGGCCACTACATCGGCAACACGCCTCCGGGCGCGGTGGGGCACCTGGGCTTCACCGGCACCAGCCTCTGGGTGGACCTGCGCCGCGCGCTGGTGGTGGCGCTCGTCACCAACCGCGTGGCCCAGGGCCGCCAGGAGCTGCGCATCCGCGACTTCCGACCCGTCTTCCACGACCTCGTCGTGGAGGCACTCGCGCTCACCGACCTCCAGCAGGGAAAGCATGGCTGA
- a CDS encoding S66 peptidase family protein, producing the protein MKRHVRWLKPLPLRPRDTVQVVAPASSFDPPGFDVGLAVLRERYNPVHRPDIFASHRYLAGDDTRRGEELARALLDREARAIFCARGGYGAARLLPDLPLADAAPSAFCGFSDLTSVHGALQALGRVTIHAPVLTQLGKQPPEVHEYLFRLLESPEAPPPLTGSDTYVPGMAEGTLVGGNLSVLTRLIGTPYMPPLDGAVLLLEDVTERPYRLDRMWTHLRLAGVFSRVRGIVLGDFTSCEERNADYTSADVLRELARDVGLPCAAGFPIGHGALNYPVALGTQVRLEADAARLTFLEGAVRA; encoded by the coding sequence ATGAAGCGCCACGTGCGCTGGCTCAAGCCCCTTCCGCTGCGTCCCCGCGACACCGTCCAGGTCGTCGCCCCCGCGAGCTCCTTCGACCCCCCAGGCTTCGACGTGGGCCTGGCCGTCCTCCGCGAGCGCTACAACCCCGTCCACCGGCCCGACATCTTCGCCTCCCACCGCTACCTCGCGGGAGACGATACGCGCCGGGGTGAGGAGCTCGCCCGCGCCCTGCTGGACCGCGAGGCCCGCGCCATCTTCTGCGCCCGCGGCGGCTATGGCGCCGCCCGGCTGCTGCCGGACCTCCCGCTCGCGGACGCCGCGCCGAGCGCCTTCTGCGGCTTCTCCGACCTCACCTCCGTCCACGGCGCCCTGCAGGCCCTCGGCCGCGTCACCATCCACGCGCCCGTCCTCACTCAGCTCGGCAAGCAGCCCCCGGAGGTACACGAGTACCTCTTCCGCCTCCTCGAGTCCCCCGAGGCCCCGCCGCCGCTGACGGGCTCGGACACCTACGTGCCGGGCATGGCGGAGGGCACCCTCGTCGGCGGCAACCTCTCCGTCCTCACCCGGCTCATCGGGACCCCGTACATGCCGCCGCTCGACGGCGCGGTGCTCCTGCTGGAGGACGTCACCGAGCGCCCCTACCGCCTGGACCGCATGTGGACGCACCTGCGCCTGGCGGGCGTCTTCTCTCGCGTGCGCGGCATCGTCCTGGGTGACTTCACCTCGTGCGAGGAGCGCAACGCGGACTACACCAGCGCGGACGTGCTCCGGGAGCTCGCGAGGGACGTGGGGCTGCCCTGCGCGGCCGGCTTCCCCATCGGCCACGGTGCCCTCAACTACCCGGTGGCCCTGGGCACCCAGGTGCGGTTGGAGGCGGACGCGGCGCGCCTCACCTTCCTCGAAGGAGCCGTGCGCGCATGA
- a CDS encoding RsmB/NOP family class I SAM-dependent RNA methyltransferase has translation MLAGSPAERVLDRTLRDHRHLSREQRQALKEAVYNVGLWRRRLGFLLGRDDATPPFLLYALLHGLAGVPAPEAAALAGLGEGGGPALNPAPAPTLALRASLPDWLADHFAREFGPEAEDFCAHLNVPGPITLRATPLRTTRDALAERLRSEGVQTRPGPWSPLALHVEGPRPNLYGLDSLREGLFEVQDEGSQLLGLVLDAQPGETVLDLCAGAGGKTLLLGAQMKDSGRLLAYDPDPERLDRLLQRSARAGLSRVQVLRTPPTPGLGADRVLVDAPCSELGSLRRGPDLRFRIEPDVLTHFPPLQADILQHAADLVRPGGRLVYATCTVNRAENQDLVTAFLAARPDFSPVRPGQGWLPEACVHEGFLLVAPHRHGTDAFFAAVMERSAG, from the coding sequence GTGCTCGCCGGCTCTCCCGCCGAGCGCGTGCTGGACCGCACCCTCCGTGACCACCGCCACCTCTCCCGGGAGCAGCGCCAGGCCCTCAAGGAGGCCGTCTACAACGTGGGTCTCTGGCGCCGCCGCCTGGGCTTTCTCCTCGGCCGCGACGACGCCACGCCTCCCTTCCTCCTCTACGCCCTCCTGCACGGCCTGGCCGGCGTCCCCGCGCCCGAAGCTGCTGCCCTGGCCGGGCTGGGGGAGGGCGGGGGGCCCGCGCTCAACCCCGCTCCCGCCCCCACGCTCGCCCTGCGGGCCTCCCTGCCGGACTGGCTCGCCGACCACTTTGCCCGCGAGTTCGGCCCCGAGGCCGAGGACTTCTGCGCCCACCTCAACGTCCCCGGCCCCATCACCCTCCGTGCCACCCCCCTGCGCACCACCCGAGACGCCCTGGCCGAGCGCCTGCGCTCCGAGGGCGTCCAGACCCGCCCCGGCCCCTGGAGCCCGCTCGCGCTCCATGTCGAGGGCCCCCGCCCCAACCTCTACGGCCTGGACTCCCTTCGCGAGGGGCTCTTCGAGGTCCAGGACGAGGGCAGCCAGCTCCTCGGGCTCGTCCTGGATGCCCAGCCGGGTGAGACGGTGCTCGACCTGTGCGCCGGGGCCGGGGGCAAGACGCTCCTGCTGGGCGCCCAGATGAAGGACTCCGGCCGGCTGCTGGCCTACGACCCCGACCCCGAGCGGCTGGACCGGCTCCTCCAGCGCAGCGCCCGCGCCGGCCTCTCCCGCGTGCAGGTGCTCCGGACGCCTCCCACCCCGGGGCTCGGCGCCGACCGCGTCCTCGTGGACGCCCCGTGCTCGGAGCTGGGCTCGCTGCGGCGCGGCCCCGACCTGCGCTTCCGCATCGAGCCGGACGTGCTCACCCACTTCCCGCCGCTCCAGGCCGACATCCTCCAGCACGCCGCCGACCTCGTGCGCCCCGGCGGTCGGCTCGTCTACGCCACCTGCACGGTGAACCGCGCGGAGAACCAGGACCTCGTCACCGCCTTCCTCGCCGCGCGGCCCGACTTCAGCCCCGTGCGCCCCGGCCAGGGCTGGCTCCCGGAAGCCTGCGTGCACGAGGGCTTCCTCCTCGTCGCCCCCCACCGCCACGGCACGGACGCCTTCTTCGCCGCGGTGATGGAGCGCTCGGCCGGGTAG